In Cicer arietinum cultivar CDC Frontier isolate Library 1 chromosome 1, Cicar.CDCFrontier_v2.0, whole genome shotgun sequence, one DNA window encodes the following:
- the LOC101514511 gene encoding ABC transporter C family member 14-like — protein MKPYNLSSHNNLLTMSSSFSSWLTSPSCTLLSKDSSSSTPQFILQWLTFIFLSPCPQRLLLTSLDSLFLLSLLAFAAQKLYLRFNSSSNSSSSSITKPLLQEKDSDYRITFWFKLPLLVTTLLAITYTVLGILAFTQTNFASWKQIEALFRFFQAIVNIVIVILMVHEKKFKASKHPLSLRIYWISNFVIASLFAASAIFRFISVGEESLELSLRLDDIFALVNLPLSVFFFVVAVKGSSGIHVIRISDVVVASHRSISIDRTLSPYAYSSFFSKTVWLWMNPLINKGYKTPLKLEDVPSLPINFRAEKMSELFQNNWPKSEENSNHPVGKALFRCFWKHITFTGFLAIIRLCVMYIGPMLIQSFVDFTSRKDSTPSEGIVLILILFAAKSVEVLSVHQFNFHSQKLGMLIRSSIIASVYKKGLRLSSSSRQAHGTGQIVNHMAVDAQQLSDLMLQFHPIWLMPLQVAAALALMYSYVGVSVLAALLGTAIVFLFTLYRTKSSNSFQFRIMTSRDLRMKATNELLNNMRVIKFQAWEDYFGEKIQRFREAEHGWIAKFLYYFAVNMGVLSTAPLTVTVLTFGTATILGVPLNAGSVFTITSIIKILQEPVRTFPQALIMISQATISLGRLDEFMMSKEMDENAVEREENCDADVAVEIKDGKFSWDDKDEIDALRVDELEIKKGDHAAIVGTVGSGKSSLLASVLGEMFKISGKVRVCGTTAYVAQTSWIQNATIKENILFGLPMNTEKYKEAIRVCCLEKDLEMMDDSDETEIGERGINLSGGQKQRIQLARAVYQDSDIYLLDDIFSAVDAQTGSFIFKECIMGALKDKTILLVTHQVDFLHNVDSIMVMREGRVVQSGKYDELLRAGLDFGALVAAHESSMEITETTDKAGGDDSILSPKLARIPSKEKESVGESQDQSKSEDKAAAKLIEDEERETGSVDLTVYKHYFTEAFGWWGIALMVAMSLAWILSFLAGDYWLAIATADDSSIPSFTFIFVYAIIAVVACIVVMVRAFLFTYWGLKTSQSFFIGLLRSILHAPMSFFDTTPSGRILSRVSTDILWVDISIPMLVNFVMIAYLSLFSILIVTCQNSWETVFLLIPLFWLNNWYRKYYLATSRELTRLDSITKAPVIHHFSETISGVMTIRSFRKQNEFCQENIDRVNESLRMDFHNNGANEWLGFRLDYMGVVFLCIATLFMIFLPSAVVKPEYVGLSLSYGLALSGLMSATITMTCNVENKMVSVERIKQFTNLPSEASWKIADKSPPQNWPSHGTIELNNLQVRYRPNTPLVLKGVTLTIEGGEKVGVVGRTGSGKSTLIQVLFRLIEPSAGKIIIDGINISTIGLHDLRSRFGIIPQEPVLFQGTVRSNIDPLGLYSEDEIWKSLERCQLKEVVAAKPEKLEASVVDGGDNWSVGQRQLLCLGRIMLKRSKILFMDEATASVDSQTDAVIQKIIREDFSDRTIISIAHRIQTVMDCDRVLVIDAGFAKEFDKPSRLMERNSLFGALVKESSNRSA, from the exons ATGAAACCTTATAACTTATCCTCACATAACAATCTTCTAACTAtgtcttcttctttttcttcatgGCTTACTTCTCCTTCATGCACCCTTTTATCCAAAGATTCATCTTCATCTACACCACAATTCATACTTCAATGGTTAACCTTCATTTTCCTATCACCATGTCCACAAAGACTTCTTCTAACTTCTCTTGATTCCTTGTTTTTGTTATCCCTTTTAGCTTTTGCAGCTCAAAAACTCTATTTAAGGTTCAATTCAAGTTCAAACTCTAGCTCTTCATCAATCACAAAACCACTTCTGCAGGAGAAAGATTCTGACTATAGAATCACTTTTTGGTTCAAACTACCTTTGTTGGTAACTACTCTTTTGGCTATAACTTACACTGTTCTAGGAATATTGGCTTTTACTCAAACAAATTTTGCTTCATGGAAACAAATAGAAGCACTTTTTCGGTTTTTCCAAGCAATAGTTAACATTGTGATAGTGATTCTAATGGTACATGAGAAAAAGTTCAAAGCTTCCAAACACCCTTTATCACTAAGAATCTATTGGATATCAAACTTTGTGATTGCTTCTTTGTTTGCAGCTTCAGCTATTTTTCGTTTTATAAGTGTCGGCGAAGAAAGTTTGGAGCTTAGTTTGAGACTTGATGACATATTCGCATTGGTTAATCTTCCATTAtctgttttcttttttgttgtaGCAGTTAAAGGTTCATCAGGGATTCATGTGATAAGAATATCCGATGTAGTAGTAGCGTCACATCGATCGATTTCAATCGATAGAACTTTGagtccttatgcttattcttcatttttctccaaaacagTTTGGTTATGGATGAACCCTTTGATCAACAAAGGTTACAAAACACCCCTTAAGCTAGAAGATGTTCCTTCACTTCCTATAAATTTTAGAGCAGAAAAAATGTCAGAACTTTTTCAAAACAATTGGCCAAAATCAGAGGAAAACAGTAACCACCCTGTTGGAAAAGCCTTATTTAGATGTTTTTGGAAACACATAACGTTCACTGGCTTCCTTGCAATCATTAGGCTTTGTGTTATGTACATTGGTCCAATGCTGATTCAAAGTTTTGTTGATTTCACATCAAGGAAAGATAGTACTCCTAGTGAAGGCATTGTTTTGATATTGATCCTTTTTGCAGCAAAATCAGTTGAAGTACTTAGTGTTCATCAATTCAATTTCCACTCTCAGAAACTTGGTATGCTTATTCGTTCGAGCATAATCGCTTCGGTTTACAAAAAAGGTTTAAGGTTGTCAAGTTCTTCAAGACAAGCTCATGGAACTGGACAGATTGTGAATCATATGGCTGTTGATGCTCAACAGCTCTCAGATTTGATGCTGCAGTTTCATCCTATATGGTTGATGCCATTACAAGTAGCTGCAGCATTGGCTCTAATGTATAGCTATGTTGGTGTATCAGTGCTTGCAGCACTTCTTGGAACAGCCATAGTTTTTCTTTTCACTCTATATAGAACCAAGAGTAGTAACAGCTTCCAGTTTCGGATAATGACGAGCCGTGATTTGAGGATGAAGGCGACAAACGAGTTGCTTAACAACATGCGTGTGATAAAATTTCAAGCTTGGGAGGACTATTTTGGAGAGAAGATTCAACGGTTTCGTGAAGCTGAGCACGGCTGGATTGCGAAATTCTTGTACTATTTTGCTGTTAACATGGGAGTTTTGTCCACTGCTCCATTAACTGTAACTGTTCTTACATTTGGAACAGCTACTATTCTTGGAGTTCCTTTGAATGCTGGCAGTGTTTTCACAATAACTTCAATCATAAAGATACTTCAAGAGCCAGTGAGGACTTTTCCTCAGGCTCTAATCATGATATCTCAAGCTACAATATCTTTAGGGAGGTTGGATGAGTTCATGATGAGTAAGGAAATGGACGAGAATGCAGTGGAAAGAGAGGAGAATTGTGATGCTGATGTAGCTGTGGAGATAAAAGATGGGAAATTTTCATGGGATGATAAGGACGAGATTGATGCTTTGAGGGTTGATGAGTTGGAAATTAAGAAAGGGGACCATGCTGCTATTGTAGGAACTGTTGGGTCAGGCAAGTCTTCATTGTTGGCTTCTGTGTTGGGAGAAATGTTCAAGATCTCAGGAAAG GTGAGAGTTTGCGGGACGACAGCATATGTAGCACAAACATCATGGATTCAGAATGCAACCATCAAAGAAAACATATTGTTTGGTTTACCAATGAACACAGAGAAGTACAAGGAAGCTATAAGAGTGTGCTGCTTAGAGAAGGATCTTGAAATGATGGATGACAGCGATGAAACCGAAATTGGAGAGCGCGGTATTAACCTCAGTGGCGGCCAGAAACAACGTATACAACTTGCTAGAGCTGTATATCAGGACAGTGATATCTATCTCCTTGATGATATATTCAGTGCTGTTGATGCTCAAACTGGATCATTCATTTTTAAG GAATGTATCATGGGAGCTCTTAAAGATAAGACCATTTTACTTGTAACCCACCAAGTTGATTTCCTGCATAATGTTGACTCTATAATG GTAATGCGTGAAGGAAGAGTAGTACAAAGTGGAAAGTATGATGAACTTCTCAGAGCTGGCCTAGATTTTGGTGCACTTGTAGCTGCACATGAATCCTCTATGGAAATAACAGAAACAACTGATAAAGCTGGTGGTGATGATTCTATTCTGTCTCCAAAACTAGCTCGAATCCCTtcgaaagaaaaagaaagcgtTGGCGAATCTCAAGATCAATCTAAGTCTGAAGATAAGGCTGCAGCAAAGCTCATTGAAGATGAGGAAAGGGAAACAGGAAGTGTGGACCTTACAGTATACAAACATTATTTCACTGAAGCATTTGGATGGTGGGGAATAGCACTCATGGTAGCAATGTCATTGGCTTGGATATTGTCATTTTTGGCTGGTGACTATTGGCTAGCAATTGCAACTGCTGATGATTCTAGCATTCCTTCTTTCACCTTCATTTTTGTTTATGCTATTATAGCTGTTGTTGCATGTATAGTTGTGATGGTAAGAGCTTTCTTGTTTACATATTGGGGTTTAAAGACATCTCAAAGCTTCTTCATTGGATTGCTTCGAAGTATCCTCCATGCACCTATGTCATTCTTCGATACAACTCCTTCTGGCAGGATTTTGAGTCGT GTATCAACTGATATACTTTGGGTGGATATATCAATTCCAATGTTGGTAAACTTTGTAATGATAGCATACTTATCATTATTCAGCATCCTCATTGTCACATGCCAGAATTCTTGGGAAACTGTCTTCCTTTTAATTCCACTGTTTTGGCTCAACAACTGGTATAGG AAATATTATCTTGCAACTTCAAGGGAATTGACTAGACTTGATTCTATCACAAAAGCTCCAGTGATTCATCACTTTTCAGAGACAATTTCTGGTGTTATGACAATCCGTAGCTTCAGAAAGCAGAATGAATTTTGTCAGGAAAATATTGACAGGGTGAATGAAAGTCTAAGAATGGATTTCCATAACAATGGTGCAAATGAATGGCTTGGTTTTAGGTTGGACTATATGGGAGTTGTTTTCCTTTGCATTGCCACACTTTTTATGATCTTTTTGCCGAGTGCTGTTGTTAAGCCAG AATATGTTGGTTTGTCTCTGTCCTATGGCTTGGCTCTGAGTGGCCTCATGTCAGCTACCATAACAATGACTTGCAATGTTGAGAACAAAATGGTTTCAGTTGAGAGGATAAAACAGTTTACAAACCTTCCATCAGAAGCTTCATGGAAAATAGCTGATAAGTCTCCTCCTCAGAATTGGCCTAGTCATGGCACTATAGAGTTAAACAATTTACAG GTTAGGTATAGGCCAAATACTCCTCTAGTTCTTAAAGGAGTGACTCTCACCATTGAAGGTGGAGAAAAAGTTGGTGTTGTTGGACGTACAGGGAGTGGAAAATCAACCCTTATTCAAGTGTTATTTAGGTTGATTGAGCCTTCAGCTGGAAAAATAATCATTGATGGTATTAATATTTCCACTATTGGACTTCATGATTTGAGGTCACGTTTTGGAATTATTCCACAAGAGCCTGTCCTCTTTCAAGGAACAGTTAGAAGTAACATTGACCCTCTTGGATTGTATTCTGAAGATGAAATTTGGAAG AGTCTTGAACGCTGCCAATTGAAAGAAGTGGTAGCTGCAAAGCCTGAGAAACTTGAAGCTTCAG TGGTTGATGGTGGAGACAATTGGAGTGTGGGACAAAGGCAACTTCTATGTTTGGGAAGGATTATGTTAAAACGcagtaaaatattattcatgGATGAAGCAACAGCATCAGTTGATTCACAAACTGATGCTGTAATACAAAAGATCATCAGAGAGGACTTTTCAGATCGTACAATTATTAGCATTGCTCATAGAATACAAACTGTTATGGATTGTGACAGGGTTTTGGTCATAGATGCAG GTTTTGCAAAGGAATTTGACAAGCCATCACGTTTGATGGAAAGGAATTCACTTTTTGGAGCATTGGTTAAGGAGTCTTCTAATAGATCAGCTTAA
- the LOC101514830 gene encoding uncharacterized protein isoform X1, producing MSDPEAQIQSLIEDLDSKNWIKVCESLNDVRRFALYHSSLLLPILDKIVLVVAKTMKNPRSALCKTSIMAASDIFNAFGDKLFDPSISDAFDSLMLQLLLKASQDKRFVCEEAVKALGSMVGTMTPLPLLQKLRVYVSHTNLRVRAKAAVSLSKCVSKMQGIEEMEEFGMEKLIEVAADLLNDRLPEARDAARSIATSVYEALIKDVEVEQKMEVWQSFCHSKLTPIHALSILKIVKP from the exons ATGTCGGATCCCGAAGCTCAAATTCAA AGTTTGATTGAAGATTTGGATTCGAAAAACTGGATCAAGGTTTGTGAATCGCTGAATGATGTTAGGCGATTCGCATTGTACCATTCTTCTCTTCTATTACCCATCTT GGATAAAATTGTGTTGGTGGTGGCTAAGACAATGAAGAACCCTCGTAGCGCTCTTTGTAAAACCTCTATTATGGCTGCTTCTGATATTTTCAATGCTTTTGGTGACAAGTTGTTTGATCCTTCTATCTCCGATGCATTTGATAGCTTG ATGTTGCAGCTGCTTCTTAAAGCTTCTCAGGATAAAAGGTTTGTTTGTGAAGAAGCTGTGAAAGCACTTGGATCAATGGTGGGTACCATGACACCTCTTCCATTGCTTCAGAAACTAAGGGTATACGTGAGTCACACCAACCTTAGGGTCAGGGCTAAAGCTGCTGTTTCGCTATCCAAATGTGTCTCCAAGATG CAGGGGATTGAGGAAATGGAAGAGTTTGGGATGGAAAAGTTGATTGAAGTTGCAGCTGATTTACTGAATGATAGACTTCCAGAGGCAAGAGATGCAGCAAGAAGTATTGCAACTTCAGTGTATGAGGCATTGATTAAAGATGTGGAAGTGGAACAGAAGATGGAGGTGTGGCAGAGCTTCTGCCACTCAAAGCTAACACCAATTCACGCTCTTTCAATTTTGAAGATAGTTAAGCCTTAG
- the LOC101514830 gene encoding uncharacterized protein isoform X2, whose product MSDPEAQIQSLIEDLDSKNWIKVCESLNDVRRFALYHSSLLLPILDKIVLVVAKTMKNPRSALCKTSIMAASDIFNAFGDKLFDPSISDAFDSLMLQLLLKASQDKRFVCEEAVKALGSMVGTMTPLPLLQKLRVYVSHTNLRVRAKAAVSLSKCVSKMGIEEMEEFGMEKLIEVAADLLNDRLPEARDAARSIATSVYEALIKDVEVEQKMEVWQSFCHSKLTPIHALSILKIVKP is encoded by the exons ATGTCGGATCCCGAAGCTCAAATTCAA AGTTTGATTGAAGATTTGGATTCGAAAAACTGGATCAAGGTTTGTGAATCGCTGAATGATGTTAGGCGATTCGCATTGTACCATTCTTCTCTTCTATTACCCATCTT GGATAAAATTGTGTTGGTGGTGGCTAAGACAATGAAGAACCCTCGTAGCGCTCTTTGTAAAACCTCTATTATGGCTGCTTCTGATATTTTCAATGCTTTTGGTGACAAGTTGTTTGATCCTTCTATCTCCGATGCATTTGATAGCTTG ATGTTGCAGCTGCTTCTTAAAGCTTCTCAGGATAAAAGGTTTGTTTGTGAAGAAGCTGTGAAAGCACTTGGATCAATGGTGGGTACCATGACACCTCTTCCATTGCTTCAGAAACTAAGGGTATACGTGAGTCACACCAACCTTAGGGTCAGGGCTAAAGCTGCTGTTTCGCTATCCAAATGTGTCTCCAAGATG GGGATTGAGGAAATGGAAGAGTTTGGGATGGAAAAGTTGATTGAAGTTGCAGCTGATTTACTGAATGATAGACTTCCAGAGGCAAGAGATGCAGCAAGAAGTATTGCAACTTCAGTGTATGAGGCATTGATTAAAGATGTGGAAGTGGAACAGAAGATGGAGGTGTGGCAGAGCTTCTGCCACTCAAAGCTAACACCAATTCACGCTCTTTCAATTTTGAAGATAGTTAAGCCTTAG